One stretch of Mycolicibacterium fallax DNA includes these proteins:
- a CDS encoding acyl-CoA dehydrogenase, with protein MPASTIDEQSAARELVRDWAASSGAIAAIRAAETENPDAWRPVFAKLAELGLFGVAIPEDRGGAGGAIADLCAMVDEAACALLPGPIVSTALATLVVDDEDLLAELAEGTRTAGLALTAELTWADGAATGVAEHVVGADPAGLLVLPSPAGWLLVDAAAAGVRIEALTPTDFSRPLARVLLDGAPATLLAADAARVRDLAATLFAAEAAGVARWCLDTAVDYAKVREQFGKPIGSFQAVKHLCAEMLIRAEQAAVTAADAARAADAGDPEQLAAAAAVAAAAGIDAAIGNAKDCIQVLGGIGFTWEHDAHLYFRRGYGIGGLLGGREHWLRRTAALTVAGTRRRLGVDLSEVEALRAGIAAEVAAVAALPEEQRQRALAESGLLAPHWPAPYGRDAAPAEQLLIDQELAAAGVERPDISIGWWAAPTILEHGTPEQVARFIPGTLDGSVYWSQLFSEPGAGSDLASLRTKAERVEGGWKLTGQKVWTSNAHRSNWGVCLARTNPDVPKHKGISYFVLDMSSPGIDIRPLREMTGEALFNEVFLDGVFVPDELVIGAVDGGWPLARTTLANERVAMGGVDKGMEELLAHFAGTELDPAAADRLGALIVEGLTGSLLDQRIAELAMGGRDPGAQSSVRKLIGVRYRQALAEQVMETTPGAGLVDNPQTRYFLNTRCLTIAGGTEQILLTVAAERLLGLPR; from the coding sequence GTGCCAGCATCCACCATCGACGAACAGTCCGCCGCGCGTGAACTCGTGCGCGATTGGGCCGCCTCGTCGGGAGCCATCGCGGCCATCCGCGCCGCCGAAACCGAGAATCCCGACGCCTGGCGGCCGGTGTTTGCCAAGCTCGCCGAGCTCGGGCTGTTCGGGGTGGCGATCCCGGAGGACCGCGGCGGTGCCGGCGGCGCCATCGCCGACCTGTGCGCGATGGTGGACGAGGCCGCCTGCGCCCTGCTGCCCGGGCCGATCGTGTCCACCGCGCTGGCCACCCTGGTCGTTGACGACGAGGACCTGCTGGCCGAGCTGGCGGAGGGCACCCGCACCGCGGGACTGGCCCTGACCGCCGAGCTGACCTGGGCCGACGGTGCCGCCACCGGGGTGGCCGAGCATGTCGTCGGCGCCGATCCGGCCGGCCTGCTGGTGCTGCCGTCGCCGGCCGGCTGGCTGCTGGTCGACGCCGCCGCGGCCGGGGTGCGGATCGAGGCGCTGACCCCCACCGACTTCTCCCGCCCGCTGGCCCGGGTGCTGCTGGACGGGGCGCCGGCGACGCTGCTGGCCGCCGACGCCGCCCGGGTGCGCGACCTGGCCGCCACCTTGTTTGCCGCCGAGGCCGCCGGGGTGGCCCGCTGGTGCCTGGACACCGCCGTCGACTACGCCAAGGTCCGCGAGCAGTTCGGCAAGCCGATCGGCAGCTTCCAGGCCGTCAAGCACCTCTGCGCGGAGATGCTGATCCGCGCCGAACAGGCCGCGGTCACCGCCGCCGACGCCGCCCGCGCGGCCGACGCCGGCGACCCCGAGCAGCTGGCCGCCGCCGCCGCGGTGGCCGCCGCGGCCGGTATCGACGCGGCGATCGGCAATGCCAAGGACTGCATCCAGGTGCTCGGCGGGATCGGTTTCACCTGGGAGCACGACGCCCACCTGTACTTCCGCCGCGGCTACGGCATCGGCGGGCTGCTCGGCGGCCGGGAGCACTGGCTGCGCCGCACCGCCGCCCTCACCGTGGCCGGTACCCGTCGTCGGCTCGGGGTGGACCTCAGCGAGGTCGAGGCGCTGCGCGCCGGCATCGCCGCCGAGGTGGCCGCCGTCGCCGCGCTGCCCGAGGAGCAGCGGCAGCGGGCGCTGGCCGAGTCCGGGCTGTTGGCTCCGCACTGGCCCGCGCCCTACGGCCGCGACGCCGCCCCGGCCGAGCAGCTGCTGATCGACCAGGAGCTGGCCGCCGCCGGGGTGGAGCGCCCGGACATCTCGATCGGCTGGTGGGCCGCGCCGACCATCCTGGAACACGGCACGCCCGAGCAGGTCGCCCGCTTCATCCCGGGCACCCTGGACGGCTCGGTGTACTGGAGCCAGCTGTTCTCCGAGCCGGGTGCCGGCAGCGATCTGGCGTCGCTGCGCACCAAGGCCGAACGCGTCGAGGGCGGCTGGAAGCTGACCGGGCAGAAGGTGTGGACCTCCAATGCGCACCGGTCGAACTGGGGCGTGTGCCTGGCCCGGACCAACCCGGATGTGCCCAAGCACAAGGGCATCAGCTACTTCGTGCTGGACATGTCCAGCCCCGGCATCGACATCCGCCCGCTGCGCGAGATGACCGGTGAGGCGCTGTTCAACGAGGTGTTCCTGGACGGCGTGTTCGTGCCGGACGAGCTGGTGATCGGCGCGGTCGACGGCGGCTGGCCGCTGGCCCGCACCACGCTGGCCAACGAGCGGGTCGCGATGGGCGGCGTCGACAAGGGCATGGAGGAGCTGCTGGCGCACTTCGCCGGCACCGAACTGGACCCGGCGGCCGCCGACCGGCTCGGCGCGCTGATCGTCGAGGGCCTGACCGGATCGCTGCTGGACCAGCGGATCGCCGAGCTGGCGATGGGCGGCCGGGACCCGGGCGCGCAGTCCTCGGTCCGCAAGCTGATCGGGGTGCGCTACCGCCAGGCGCTGGCCGAGCAGGTCATGGAGACCACCCCCGGCGCCGGGCTGGTGGACAACCCGCAGACCCGGTACTTCCTGAACACCCGCTGCCTGACCATCGCCGGCGGCACCGAGCAGATCTTGCTCACCGTCGCCGCCGAGCGGCTGCTGGGCCTGCCGCGGTAG
- a CDS encoding ferredoxin--NADP reductase yields MTEEPLGTHVLALEIAEVIAETDDARTLVFRVPEGADIAPERLRYSPGQFLTLRVPSEKTGSVARCYSLSSSPHTDDALAVTVKRTVDGYASNWLCDHAHAGLRMHVLAPSGTFVPDRLDADLLLLAAGSGITPMLAIAKSALATGSGQVTLIYANRDERSVIFAAALRELAAAHPDRLTVLHWLESVQGLPDATALGRLAAPFTDRPAFICGPGPFMTAAAEALTGLGVPDERVHIEVFRSLDSDPFAKVVIETDDDDEPPATVVATLDGQTHEFSWPRKAPLLDVLLDKGLDAPFSCREGHCGACAVLCKSGEVEMAVNDVLEPDDLAEGLILACQARPVSNSVEVTYDE; encoded by the coding sequence GTGACAGAGGAGCCGCTCGGCACACACGTGCTGGCGCTGGAGATCGCCGAGGTCATCGCCGAGACCGATGATGCCCGGACCCTGGTGTTCCGGGTGCCCGAGGGCGCCGACATCGCGCCCGAGCGGTTGCGCTACTCCCCCGGCCAGTTCCTCACCCTGCGGGTGCCCAGCGAGAAGACCGGCTCGGTGGCGCGCTGCTACTCGCTGTCGAGCTCCCCGCACACCGACGACGCGCTGGCGGTCACCGTCAAGCGCACCGTCGACGGGTACGCGTCGAACTGGCTGTGCGATCACGCCCACGCCGGCCTGCGGATGCACGTGCTCGCCCCGTCGGGCACCTTCGTTCCGGACCGGCTCGACGCCGACCTGCTGCTGCTGGCGGCCGGCAGCGGCATCACCCCGATGCTGGCGATCGCCAAGTCCGCGCTGGCCACCGGCTCCGGGCAGGTCACCCTGATCTACGCCAACCGCGACGAACGCTCGGTCATCTTCGCCGCCGCGCTGCGTGAGCTGGCCGCCGCCCACCCGGACCGGTTGACCGTGCTGCACTGGCTGGAGTCCGTGCAGGGCCTGCCCGACGCCACCGCGCTGGGCCGGCTGGCCGCGCCGTTCACCGACCGGCCGGCCTTCATCTGCGGGCCCGGCCCGTTCATGACCGCGGCCGCCGAGGCGCTGACCGGGCTCGGGGTGCCCGACGAGCGGGTGCACATCGAGGTGTTCCGGTCGCTGGACTCCGACCCGTTCGCCAAGGTGGTCATCGAGACCGACGACGACGACGAGCCGCCGGCCACCGTGGTGGCCACCCTCGACGGCCAGACCCACGAGTTCAGCTGGCCGCGCAAGGCGCCGCTGCTCGACGTGTTGCTGGACAAGGGCCTGGACGCCCCGTTCTCCTGCCGCGAGGGCCATTGCGGGGCGTGCGCGGTGCTGTGCAAGTCCGGCGAGGTCGAGATGGCCGTCAACGACGTGCTGGAACCCGACGACCTGGCGGAGGGGCTGATCCTGGCCTGCCAGGCCCGGCCGGTGTCGAATTCTGTCGAAGTCACCTACGACGAGTAG